ATACCGGCGGTTCGGCATGGGATGGGGAGCACGCATGTGCGCAGTCAGTTTCCGGGGGCGCTTCAATGCGCTCCGGAGGCGGGCATCAGTTGCCGGTCTTGGTCGACGGACCGGGTTTGACCGGGCCTTCGCTGATCGGCGCCGGCGAGGACAGCGGCTTGGCCGTCACGGTATCGTTGCCGATCGGGGTCGTCGTCACCGTTGCCGCATTGGGATCGTCAGGCTGCGCCGGGGCGGGGTTCTTCTGGGCTTCCGTCGACAGACGCTGCGCCTCTTCCGGCTTCACGTATTCGTAGAGTTTGACGACCTTCTGCACACCATCGATACGGCTCGCCACGTTCGCACCGATGGTGCCCTCCTCCGGCGAAACCAGACCCATCAGATAGACGTCGCCACGCTCGGTGACCACCTTGAAGACGTTGGCCGAGATCTCTTTCGTATTGATCAGGTTGGCCTTGACCTTGCTGGTGATCCACGCGTCGTTCGAGCGCGAGCCGAACGAACTCTTCGGCGCGATGGCAAGTTCGTCGACGATGCCGCGCACGTTGCTGATCTGCTTGACGATGTTCACGGCGGCCTGCTTGCTGGCCTCGTTCGGGACTTCGCCGGTCAACAGTACGCGACGGTTGAAGACGGTCACGTTCACGTGCACCGCGTCGTCGGTCAGCGTATTGGCAATGTTGGCTTCGGCCTTGACCTGAATCTCGCGGTCTTCCGTCTGCGCGCCGACGGAACGGCGGTCGGTGGCGATGAGCGCGCCGGTGGCGGCGCCGCCGAGGATGATGGGGGCGCAACCGGCCAGGGTCGCTGCGATCAACACTGCCGCTACGAGCGGCTTAACAACGCCTTGCACGCGTTGGAAACTCATCGGTCATTCTCCTTGTTGGATGGTCGAACGGGGCGGCCCCCGCCGCGCCCAGCCGGCACCGTCCGCCCCCGCGATCCGGTACCCGTCATGATCTTGACGCCTCAGGATGCCAATAGGTTCACGCGTCGCCGAACAGCATCGCGTCAACCAGATCGCAAAGGCAGTGAATCGTCAGCAGGTGAACTTCCTGAATTCGGGCGGTGCGATCGGCCGGCACGCAAATGTGCACGTCCAGTTCGCCCAGCACGCCGTTGACCTTGCCGCCGCCCTTGCCCGTGAGTGCGATCACGTGCATTTCGCGCTCGTGCGCGGCTTCGATGGCGGCGAGCACATTGCTCGAGTTGCCCGACGTGGTGATGGCCAGCAGGATGTCGCCCGGCTGACCGAGTGCCTTCACCTGCTTGGAGAAGATAGCGTCGAAGTTGTAGTCGTTGCCGACGGCGGTGAGGATCGACGAGTCCGTGGTCAGCGCGATGGCCGGCAGCTCGGGACGTTCGCGCTCGAAGCGGCCGACGAGTTCGGCGGCGAAATGCTGGCAGTCGGCAGCCGATCCGCCGTTGCCGCAGGCAAGGATCTTGTTGCCGTTGGACAGCGCGTTGAACATGACCTCGGCGGCGGCGGCAATCGGGTCCGCCAAGACTTCGCGCGCGGCCAGTTTGGTTTCGACGCTATCCGTGAAGTGTTGCTGAATTCGTTCGATCGACATGGTCGTTTGCCAGGGTGTCGCAAAAGCGGCCGGCCTCGCGAGGGCAACGCCCAGCGCCGGCCGGCAATCCGGGGCCGTATATCTGGAAACGGCACTTTCGCAAGTGTAACAGGGCCGACGGGGCTGGGTTTCCTCAGAGGTCGTCGGTGTCGAAGGCGTTCGGTAGCCAGCGCGCCACGGGAGGCCGCCCGTCGAAGGCCACGACATCGAAGCGGCAACGCGCCGCCGGGCGGCGCAGCAGATAGTGCCGTGCGGCCAGCGCAAGGCGCCGTCGCTTGGCGCGGCTGATGCTCTCGGCAGCGCCGCCGAAATCGCTGCGCGCCCGGGCGCGCACCTCGACGAATACCAGTACGCCGGCGCGATCCCGCATAATGAGGTCGATTTCGCCGCCGCGACACCGATAGTTGCGCGCGACGAGCTGCCAGCCGCGTCGCTCGAGCAAGGTCTGCGCGCGGCTCTCGAACGAAACTCCTAGCTGATTCGACATGGTTGTTCCGATGTTTACCGTTTCCGGCAATGCCGGTGTCGCTGCGCCGCGAGAGGCCCATGAGGCCCATGAGGCGATGGCTTCGCTTCGCCGGAGGACGCCGTCATGAGCGAGCGTCTGCTGTCGCTGGCCGAGGGCCAGCATTACCCGACGGGCACGCTGTACGTCGTCGCCACACCGTTGGGCAATACCGCCGACATCACCGTGCGAGCGTTGCATATCCTCGGCATGGTGGACGCCATCGCCTGTGAAGATACGCGCAACAGCGCGCAGTTGCTGCAGCGCTATGGCATCGATCGCCCGCTGATCGCCGCCCACGAGCACAACGAAAATGCGGCCGCGGCGCGGCTCGTCGAGCGTTTGCAGGCCGGCGAGCGCATCGCCTACATTTCGGACGCTGGCACCCCCGGCATCTCCGATCCGGGGGCGCGACTGGTGGATGCAGTCCGCGCCGCCGGGCTCGGCGTGGTGCCGGTGCCGGGCGCCAGCGCGGTGATCACGCTGCTGTCGGCAGCGGGCGCCTGGGTGGAGTCGTTCACCTTCGTGGGTTTCCTGCCGCCGAAGGCGCAACAGCGTGCGCAGGCCATCACGGCGTTGGCCGGTTCACTCTCGGCGCAGGTGTTTTACGAAGCGCCGCACCGGATCGTGGAGACCGTCGCGGCGCTGGCCGAGGGCTTGGGCGGCGAGCGCCGGCTATTGATCGGCCGCGAGTTGACGAAGCGTTTCGAGGAGATTCACGAGTGCGCGCTGAGCGAAGGCGTGGCGTGGCTCAAGGCGGACGCGAATCGCCAGCGCGGCGAGTTCGTTCTGGCGGTGTCGGGCGCGACGGCGAGCATCGTCGACGACGGCGTGGACGCCGAAGCGCAGCGCGTGCTCGCGCTGCTCGTGGCCGAGTTGCCGACGAAGAGCGCCGCCAAACTCGCCGCGGCCATCACCGGCGCGCCCAGGAACGCGCTCTACGAGCGAGCGCTGGCGCTCAAGAACGGGTAACGGACCGCGCTTGGGACCGCGCTTGGACTACGTGCCGTAAGGACGGCAGAGCGAGGGCCAGAATCGGATGTTTCCGCTGGCCCTTGCGGTATTCCCCCAAACTTCCCCTTGGCTGCGTATCGCGCGGCGCGCCAGCGCCCCCAGTAGCGCAGCTGCCACGTAAGCACCGGACACAAAGGAAAAAACCCGCCAAAGCGGTCGCTTCGTCGGGCTCTTTCCACGGCTTCGACGCTGCGTCAGCTCAGCAGCAGCGCATCGTCGTCGAGTTGTTCGCCGCGCGTGCGCTCGAACATCTGCAGCAGGTCAGGCACGTCCAGCCCCTTGCGCTCCTCGCCCGAGACGTCCAGCACCACCTTGCCCTGGTGCAGCATCACCGTGCGATCGCCGTAGTCGAGCGCCTGGCGCATGCTGTGCGTGACCATCATCGCCGTCAGCTTGCTTTCCTGCACGATGCGCGCCGTCAGCTCGAGCACGAACGCCGCCGTCTTCGGATCGAGCGCCGCCGTGTGCTCGTCGAGCAGTAGAATCCGTGACGGCTGCAACGACGCCATCAGCAGACTCACCGCCTGGCGCTGACCGCCCGACAACAAGCCGATACGGTCCGACAGACGATTCTCCAGGCCGAGGTTGAGCAGGCTCAGCTTGTCGCGGAAACGCTCGCGCAGTTCCCTGTTCAGTGCGAACCGGAAGCTGCGACTCTCACCCCGCTTGACCGCCAGCGCCATGTTCTCTTCGATGGTCAGCGCCTCGCACGTGCCGGCCATCGGGTCCTGGAACACGCGCGCCACCTGGCTCGCGCGCTGCCACGCCGTCTTCTTTGTGACGTCGTTGCCGTCGATCGAAATATTGCCCGAATCCACCGTCAGGTCGCCGCTGATCGCGTTGAGGAACGTCGACTTGCCCGCACCGTTGGAACCGATCACCGTCACGAACTGGCCGGTCGGGATATCCAGCGACATGCCGCGCAGTGCACGGTTCTCGATGGGCGTGCCCGGGTTGAAAGTGATCTTGAGATCTTTTGCGCTCAACATGATCAGGCGCCTCCGTTCTTACGCGCGAACAGCTTGCGACGCGTCGCAGGCAGCACCAGCGCCACCGCCACGAGCAAGGCCGTCACCAGGTTGAGGTCCTGCGCCTTCAGACCGATGAAATCGCTGTTCAGCGCGAGCGCGATGAAGAAGCGATACAGCACGGCGCCGACCACCACGGCCAGTGTCGTGAGGATAAGCCGGCGCGCCGGCAGAATCGTCTCGCCGATGATCACCGCCGCCAGACCGATCACGATCGTACCGATGCCCATCGAGATGTCCGCCCCGCCCTGCGATTGCGCGAACAGCGCACCCGCCAGCGCCACGAGCGCGTTCGACAACGCCATGCCCGCGAGGATCTCATGACCGGTGTTCACGCCCTGCGCACGCGCCATGCGCGGATTCGCGCCCGTCGAGCGCATCGCGAGCCCCTGCTGCGACGAGAAGAAGTAATCGAGACCCAGCTTCACCACGACAACGACCACCAGCAACATGGCCGGACGCAGCACGTAGTCGGGCAGCCAGCCCGGTGCGTTCTCCGGCAGCAGCATCGTGAAGACGGTCGGCGACGTGATCAGCGGCACGTTCGGCGCGCCCATCACACGCAGGTTCACCGAATAGAGCGCGATCATCATCAGGATACTGGCCAGCAGATCCATGATTTTCAGACGCACGTTGAGCCACCCGGTGATGAACCCGGCCACCGAGCCCGCCGCCATCGCGGCCAGCGTCGCTGCGAACGGGTTGGTGCCACCAGCGATCAGCGTCGCAGCCACCGCGCCGCCAAGCGCGAAGCTGCCGTCAACGGTCAGATCGGGAAAGTTGAGGATGCGGAAGGAAATCAGCACCCCGAGCGCCACGAGACTGAAGATCAGACCGATCTCCAGCGCGCCCATCATAGAAAAAAGGGACATTTTCGTAATTCCACTGCGCAAGACGGCCCGTGCCGGGTCACGGCATCAGCAGCGCTCGCACGGCCGGCGTCGGCCAGTTCGGGTCATAGCCGGTCGTTTTGCGACCGCGTTCGGGGGGAGCCATCCCGCCCATTCGATAGGAAAAGAGCGGCGGGGACAGATCGTGTCCGGGCGCCGCCCTGTCGTTC
The Pandoraea pulmonicola DNA segment above includes these coding regions:
- a CDS encoding YraN family protein translates to MSNQLGVSFESRAQTLLERRGWQLVARNYRCRGGEIDLIMRDRAGVLVFVEVRARARSDFGGAAESISRAKRRRLALAARHYLLRRPAARCRFDVVAFDGRPPVARWLPNAFDTDDL
- the rsmI gene encoding 16S rRNA (cytidine(1402)-2'-O)-methyltransferase is translated as MSERLLSLAEGQHYPTGTLYVVATPLGNTADITVRALHILGMVDAIACEDTRNSAQLLQRYGIDRPLIAAHEHNENAAAARLVERLQAGERIAYISDAGTPGISDPGARLVDAVRAAGLGVVPVPGASAVITLLSAAGAWVESFTFVGFLPPKAQQRAQAITALAGSLSAQVFYEAPHRIVETVAALAEGLGGERRLLIGRELTKRFEEIHECALSEGVAWLKADANRQRGEFVLAVSGATASIVDDGVDAEAQRVLALLVAELPTKSAAKLAAAITGAPRNALYERALALKNG
- a CDS encoding phosphoheptose isomerase, which gives rise to MSIERIQQHFTDSVETKLAAREVLADPIAAAAEVMFNALSNGNKILACGNGGSAADCQHFAAELVGRFERERPELPAIALTTDSSILTAVGNDYNFDAIFSKQVKALGQPGDILLAITTSGNSSNVLAAIEAAHEREMHVIALTGKGGGKVNGVLGELDVHICVPADRTARIQEVHLLTIHCLCDLVDAMLFGDA
- a CDS encoding BON domain-containing protein, coding for MSFQRVQGVVKPLVAAVLIAATLAGCAPIILGGAATGALIATDRRSVGAQTEDREIQVKAEANIANTLTDDAVHVNVTVFNRRVLLTGEVPNEASKQAAVNIVKQISNVRGIVDELAIAPKSSFGSRSNDAWITSKVKANLINTKEISANVFKVVTERGDVYLMGLVSPEEGTIGANVASRIDGVQKVVKLYEYVKPEEAQRLSTEAQKNPAPAQPDDPNAATVTTTPIGNDTVTAKPLSSPAPISEGPVKPGPSTKTGN
- a CDS encoding ABC transporter permease; amino-acid sequence: MSLFSMMGALEIGLIFSLVALGVLISFRILNFPDLTVDGSFALGGAVAATLIAGGTNPFAATLAAMAAGSVAGFITGWLNVRLKIMDLLASILMMIALYSVNLRVMGAPNVPLITSPTVFTMLLPENAPGWLPDYVLRPAMLLVVVVVVKLGLDYFFSSQQGLAMRSTGANPRMARAQGVNTGHEILAGMALSNALVALAGALFAQSQGGADISMGIGTIVIGLAAVIIGETILPARRLILTTLAVVVGAVLYRFFIALALNSDFIGLKAQDLNLVTALLVAVALVLPATRRKLFARKNGGA
- a CDS encoding ABC transporter ATP-binding protein, which produces MLSAKDLKITFNPGTPIENRALRGMSLDIPTGQFVTVIGSNGAGKSTFLNAISGDLTVDSGNISIDGNDVTKKTAWQRASQVARVFQDPMAGTCEALTIEENMALAVKRGESRSFRFALNRELRERFRDKLSLLNLGLENRLSDRIGLLSGGQRQAVSLLMASLQPSRILLLDEHTAALDPKTAAFVLELTARIVQESKLTAMMVTHSMRQALDYGDRTVMLHQGKVVLDVSGEERKGLDVPDLLQMFERTRGEQLDDDALLLS